The Erigeron canadensis isolate Cc75 chromosome 4, C_canadensis_v1, whole genome shotgun sequence genome window below encodes:
- the LOC122597236 gene encoding glutathione S-transferase T3-like, producing MCLAKAWLNISEDPYTGNAQTDGSFWKKVKYEMDKHLNRDSGRSMEMCRSKWKDLKHKMSGFCGIYNVKKSKMLSGQSEADVFKAAVALYMRKYNNKSGFPHVEAWQILRKRPKWEEVLTLEGICEESGSKRARTGGSNVNVRSSGEVSVHIDLNEDQLEQEDEGGNDIDAPLHPARPVPPRRRAKGKQPSTSASTTSEEFLKMVARLKCDNEDKK from the coding sequence ATGTGTTTGGCAAAAGCTTGGTTAAACATTTCCGAGGATCCATACACCGGAAACGCCCAAACGGACGGATCGTTTTGGAAGAAGGTGAAGTATGAGATGGATAAACACTTGAACCGTGATTCGGGACGTAGCATGGAAATGTGTCGGTCaaaatggaaggatttgaagcATAAGATGTCGGGTTTTTGTGGTATCTACAATGTCAAGAAAAGTAAGATGCTGAGTGGCCAAAGTGAGGCGGATGTGTTTAAGGCGGCTGTGGCATTGTATATGCGGAAATACAATAACAAGTCAGGGTTTCCGCATGTAGAGGCGTGGCAAATTTTGAGGAAAAGGCCGAAATGGGAGGAGGTTCTTACCTTGGAGGGGATTTGTGAGGAGTCGGGTAGCAAAAGGGCAAGAACGGGAGGGTCAAATGTCAATGTCCGTTCATCGGGGGAGGTATCGGTCCATATTGACTTGAATGAGGACCAGTTGGAACAAGAAGATGAGGGTGGGAACGACATCGATGCACCATTACATCCTGCTAGACCCGTGCCACCCCGTCGTAGAGCTAAGGGTAAGCAGCCATCTACATCCGCCTCCACCACATCTGAAGAATTCTTAAAGATGGTCGCCAGGTTGAAATGCGACAATGAGGATAAAAAGTGA
- the LOC122597237 gene encoding uncharacterized protein LOC122597237: MDKRLGRTHNGWVDELPLVLWAHRTTPKQSNGKTPFSLAFGSEAVLPAEIQVSTCRMANITEEDNDTEMRLKLDLLEERREIASIREATYKQRIEKYYNKRVHPDSFKAGDFVLRLNSANQVEYQGKMGLT, translated from the coding sequence ATGGATAAGAGGCTAGGGCGCACACACAATGGCTGGGTAGACGAGTTACCATTGGTACTCTGGGCACACCGCACAACGCCCAAGCAAAGCAATGGTAAAACTCCATTTTCCCTTGCATTTGGATCAGAAGCTGTCCTACCAGCAGAAATACAGGTCTCCACATGCCGAATGGCAAACATTACGGAGGAGGACAACGACACAGAAATGCGTCTCAAACTTGATCTTCTAGAAGAAAGACGAGAAATTGCGTCAATAAGGGAGGCCACATATAAACAGAGAATTGAGAAATATTACAACAAAAGAGTCCACCCAGACAGCTTTAAGGCCGGTGACTTTGTCCTCAGGCTAAATAGCGCTAATCAAGTGGAGTATCAAGGAAAGATGGGGCTAACTTAG